The segment ACGCAATTGTTATTTGCGATGCTTCCCAACCTAATTCCGTTGCAATTGGATTTTTATACACACTGTATGCATAAGCGCCACCAATTGAAAGGTGAATGGCGATTGCAGATAAAGCAATAAGCCAGCGATTCTTTTTCATGATATTCCCCCTAATTCAAAAGAAAAATGCGATAGTGCAATAATTTTCTCTCTCAAGTAAATATGTCTAATCTATGAACGTCCATGACAATAATTTAACATCAAATTATTATGTTAGGCAAGTAAAATTTTTAAAAAAGTTATGTCGAAAAAACGTAAATATCTCTTTTTGCGTAAAAAAATTGTACTTGGCGAATAAATTTTATTGCTAGGTTACTTACTCGTAACGTTGATAAATCAACGTTTTCAGATATTTTGCAAGAAAGGGGAATAATTATGGAATAAAAAAAGGTGAAATTTGAAAATAAATCGAAGGTGAATAAAAATTCTGCTTGAATAATAAAAATAGCTAAGTTATCTGTTGTTTTTCTAATAATGGTTAATGTGGAATGTTGGAGTTATTACCTTTCCTACGATAATATAACAGTGACTGATACAGAATAAATTAGTTGTAAATAGTATTATGCATTGATATATCAGTGTATTAGGTGAGAAGTCAGAAAATTGATAACTGCCTTTGAGTCGTTTCTTTCATAAAATACAAACTGTTTATAACAGTTTTCATGAAATGATATTTTCGTTGTTTCGAGATGGAAAAATTGATTTCGCAGAGAATAGTTCAATTTATTCGAATGAAGGAAACTGATATTTTTATTTATGAAAAGTAAATTTACGTTCATAAAAGCAGCTTGAAAAGTGCAATGTGTAGGTTTGTATAAATATACGCTGTATTTAAGGCGCTTTTTTTCAAACGATTTGACGCATTGGGGAGAGTTCTATAAAGTCGAATTAACTTGTTTCAGCCAAAGTTTCCTACTTTAAGTGTGGAATGAATAGCAAATACGCAATTACACCGAGGTGTAATTGATCAAATAGAAAGAGGTAAAATAACAATGAGAGCTATTGATCCGAATGAATTAACAGAGCGAGATAATTATAAATTTTTAATTGGTTCAATCATTCCACGTCCGATTGCATTGATTACGTCAATGTCAGAGGATGGTGTTGTGAATGCAGCACCGTTCAGCTTTTTTAATATTGTTTCATCGAATCCTCCTATGATTTCAGTAAGCATTCAAAGGAAACAGGGGAAGATGAAAGATACAGCCCGTAATATAAAAGGAAATCAGCAATTTGTTGTACATATTGTAGATACTAACAATGTAGAAAAAGTAAATGGGACCGCAGCGAATTTAGCACCTGAGGAAAGTGAAGTCGAAAAAGTTGGGTTGACGTTGGTTGATAGTACTACAATTCGAGTGCCTGGTATTAAAGAAGCAAAAGTTCGAATTGAATGTGAGCTTGAAACGGCCTTAGAACTTGGTGGTGATGGAGAAAGTAAAGGCTGTGATTTAATCATTGGTAAAGTAACCCATTATCATATAGAAGAAAGTATTTATGAAGATGGACGGATTGATCCAATTGGACTAGCTGCCATTAGTCGTTTGGCAGGGAATGATTATGCTAAAATAGGGAAGCAGTTTACAATAGAGCGTCCACTTTAAAGGAGAATAAATTATGTTACAAATAAAAACAATCGAAATTTTTAATATTGAATTACCATTAATCGAGCCATTTATCGTTAGCTATGGTACGTATCCAAATATGCCATCGATCATTGTAAAAATGACGACGCAATGTGGACTAATTGGCTGGGGAGAAGCAGTTCCAGATGAGCATGTAACAGGTGAAACATTGGAAGGGACTTATGCAGTATTAAAGCATACATTAGCACCCGCAATGATTGGTGAAAATCCAATGAATTTTGAGGCGCTTCATACGAAAATGGACGCACTTATTTATAGTGCACCAGCAGCAAAAGCGGCGATTGATATTGCGTGCTTTGATCTTGTCGGCAAAAAGTTAAATGTACCTGCTTACCAATTAACAGGTGGTCGTTATCATGAAAAATTCCCAATTACGCATGTGTTAAGCATTGGCACACCTGAAAAAATGGCCAATGAAGCAGCAGAGCGTGTAGAAATGGGCTATGAGTCATTCAAAATGAAAGTTGGACGTGATGTGACAAGTGACGTTGCACGTATTCAAGCAGTTCGTGAACGTATTGGCAAGGATATTGCGATTCGTGTTGATGTCAACCAAGGTTGGGTCAACAGTTCGACAACGATGCAAGCGGTTCGTGAATTAGAGCGTCTAAATATTGATTGGCTAGAGCAACCTGTGCGCGCGGATGATATTGATGGCATGGTAGAAATTAAATCAAAAACATCAATCCCAATGATGATCGATGAAGGTTTACGTGGTTTCCGTGATATGCGTGAAATTATTGCGAAGCGTGCAGCGGATAAAGTGAATATTAAATTGATGAAATGTGGGGGCATTTATCCAGCGATGAAGCTTGCTCATATGGCTGAAATGGCAGGCATTGAATGTCAAATCGGTTCTATGGTTGAATCTTCTGTTGGTTCAGCAGCAGGGTTCCATGTAGCCTTTTCAAATAAAGCGTTTACGAGTGTGGAGCTAACAGGACCACTTAAGTTCTCAAAAGATATCGGTAATCTTCAATATGATGTACCGTTTATTCAGTTAAACGAAAAACCGGGCTTAGGCATTGAAGTAGATGAAACGATTTTAGCTGAATTAACGCGTGAAAAAGATGTGGTGCAGTAAATGATTGCCACAGGTTTTTTAGGTGAAGTACCATATGAAGTGCAATTGTTAACAGAAGCGCATATTCCGCAGTTGGAAGTATTGCAGCAAGAAGTTGTGGAGGCATTGCCGGATAAAGCGATTTTACAGCCGCTAGACGAGGGCGAGCTACGCAATATTTTACAAGGGAACGGCTTAATGATTGGTGTATTTGCGGAAGGTTCACTAATGGCCTTCCGTGCGTTGCTAAAGCCAGGGATGGATGAGGAGCACTTGGGACTGGATGTAGGTTTGACGACATATGCGCAGTTGCAACAAGTGCTTTATCAAGAAATTTCAAATGTGCATCCACAATTTCGTGGATACGGCTTGCAGCGAACGATGGCGGATATTATTATGCAGCAAGTGGATACGAATGAATTTAGCGTCATTTGTGCGACGGTCATGCCATTTAATATCGCGAGCTTAAAGGATAAATTTTCGCAAGGAATGCATGTTGCGGCTTTAAAGTATAAATACGGTGGGAAGTTACGCTATGTATTTGCGAAATTTTTAAATGAGGAAATAAGAAATTTCGCAAGTGAGACGGAACTTTCAATGGCGGATACAGAAGGTCAGCAAAAGTTACTAAAGGAAGGCTATATCGGTATTTCAATGCGTCAAAATGAGTCTGAGTGGTTCGTAAAATATGTGAAGTAACAGCAAAAAGGATGAGGCGCGTAATTTTAAACGTTTGCCACATCCTTTATTGTTTTTTAGATTCCATGAAATTTGTAAGCTCCCTATTAAATATCGTTGTCACCGAAACTGTCTAAATCAAAGAAGTCCTGATCATCCTCATACAAGTAAGATACATCATTTTCATCACAGTCTAAATAAGTGTAGTTTGTCATTCGTATCATCTCCTTTTTCTAATAATACAATATTCTGAATGTTTTTAAAAGTGTTTTATGCTGAGTGAAATGGAAGAGGGAAACATCGAAAGCGCTTTAAATGCGAGTAATGCTGTATTGGCTGCGCTTTCGGATTTTTAAAATTTAATTTGAAAAAACACAGAAGTAATATTCTCATTTGAAACCAATTCAAAAACTGAATCGTATTGAGTAGAAAGTAGTGTGGGGGGGTCTTTAATTATGAATGAAAAAAAGCCATTTAACGATGTAGGCGAGCATTATCAAAAGCATGTTGGCGGAATTCCTAGTAATGCGGATTTGAAGAAAATGCCGAAGATGATTCGCCTCATTGGATACTTCCTGATTGGTTGTGCTGCAATCTTTATTGTACTCTTTCTATTTGGCTGGCTCATAAGTTAACGGACATAAACAATCTTAAAATTGAATGAAATCTACTATTCTACCTAATCAAAAGCATCTCGAAAAATGTGTGCATATTTTTGTACCTTTTTAAGAGGTGTTTTTTTGTAATTTTTATCAGAAGGGAATTAATGTATAATTAAAAGTGGGAATATTCTTACATATAAACTATTTAAGAATAAGTTGATTAATGAATGAAGCTAGAAATCGAGGGGGAAGGAAATGATTCGCGCATTTAAAATCGGACTCATGATTGAGCTAACGAACCGAAAAAATTTGTTCTCCATACTAATTGTTATGTGTATCGTTTTTGGCTGTATGTTTTACATGAAGTCACAAGCAATTGGGGATGGTGTTGTTGAAAAAAGGGCAGATTTTTATTCTGCTCAGGCAGCGCTCTCCAAATTCCAAGTGGTTGATGCTTCTGAAAAAGGTGACGGCAGCGATTTGTATAAAAATTTAAATCAACAAAAAAGTGCGGTTGCCTTGCAAATTGCTACATTAAAATTCGAACAACCACCGCTCTATTTTGAAACATCTTTACGAATTGCTAATTTGCGTGAAAAAGCATTTGATTTAGAAGAGTATGAGAAAGTAGCGGAATTATATCCATCGCGTATAAAAAATGCGATGGACCAATTGTATTATACCTTTTTAGTGGAAAGTGGCAGTGAAAGCATGCAAGAGCCACTACACTACTTTCCGTTTTTATTATACTTCTTTAGTATGATAGGGGCTTGGTGGTATGTATTTGTCAGCTTTTATACGAGCTCGATTTTATTGGATGACTTTGACCATTCAAGTTTAATAAAAGGCTTTCCGATTCGTTTTGATCAGTATATATTCACGAAATGTATTACGGCCTTTTTGTATGTATTATCATTTATCGCTGTCATATTTATTTGTGCGCTGCCATTATTACGAAATGGACAAGGGGATGTGCGCTATCCAGTTGCTATTTATAATGGGGAACCCACACTTTATACGACCCTTCAATACATAGGGATAGGGATTTTTTATATGCTACTTATTTCAATTTTCATCATGTTATTTTCAATTATATTAAATGTATTACTAAAAAATATGTATTTAACTTTATTTGTTCATGTCATCTTATTTTTCCTACCGACAATGTTTCCGCCACTGATTCAATATATGCCGTATAATCCATTCCACTATATGAATTTTAATGAAGTGCTGAGTGGTGTTCCACTTGAGCTTGCTGTTCCCGTTGATATTACGATGAATGTAGGGGTGCTCGTAATTAGCATTAGTATAGGCATCATGCTGTTTGTTATTAAGACATTCTTTTCAACTGGAAAAATTACAAGGGCATAGGAGGGACTGCAAATGTGGCGGTATTTTAAGTTTGAATGGGTACAGTTTTTTACAAATAAAAAAAATCTAGCAATTTACTGTTTACTGTTATTCGCCGTTATTTTTTATTCATTTAAAGTTGCACCTGCCTATGATCCAATCGAAAAGGTAGATGAGGATGAAATTGAAGCACGCTATTTAACGAGAGCGACATTTCTTCAGGATATGGCGATGAAAGATTTAACGGG is part of the Solibacillus sp. FSL K6-1523 genome and harbors:
- a CDS encoding flavin reductase family protein, which encodes MRAIDPNELTERDNYKFLIGSIIPRPIALITSMSEDGVVNAAPFSFFNIVSSNPPMISVSIQRKQGKMKDTARNIKGNQQFVVHIVDTNNVEKVNGTAANLAPEESEVEKVGLTLVDSTTIRVPGIKEAKVRIECELETALELGGDGESKGCDLIIGKVTHYHIEESIYEDGRIDPIGLAAISRLAGNDYAKIGKQFTIERPL
- a CDS encoding ABC transporter, giving the protein MIRAFKIGLMIELTNRKNLFSILIVMCIVFGCMFYMKSQAIGDGVVEKRADFYSAQAALSKFQVVDASEKGDGSDLYKNLNQQKSAVALQIATLKFEQPPLYFETSLRIANLREKAFDLEEYEKVAELYPSRIKNAMDQLYYTFLVESGSESMQEPLHYFPFLLYFFSMIGAWWYVFVSFYTSSILLDDFDHSSLIKGFPIRFDQYIFTKCITAFLYVLSFIAVIFICALPLLRNGQGDVRYPVAIYNGEPTLYTTLQYIGIGIFYMLLISIFIMLFSIILNVLLKNMYLTLFVHVILFFLPTMFPPLIQYMPYNPFHYMNFNEVLSGVPLELAVPVDITMNVGVLVISISIGIMLFVIKTFFSTGKITRA
- a CDS encoding mandelate racemase/muconate lactonizing enzyme family protein; this translates as MLQIKTIEIFNIELPLIEPFIVSYGTYPNMPSIIVKMTTQCGLIGWGEAVPDEHVTGETLEGTYAVLKHTLAPAMIGENPMNFEALHTKMDALIYSAPAAKAAIDIACFDLVGKKLNVPAYQLTGGRYHEKFPITHVLSIGTPEKMANEAAERVEMGYESFKMKVGRDVTSDVARIQAVRERIGKDIAIRVDVNQGWVNSSTTMQAVRELERLNIDWLEQPVRADDIDGMVEIKSKTSIPMMIDEGLRGFRDMREIIAKRAADKVNIKLMKCGGIYPAMKLAHMAEMAGIECQIGSMVESSVGSAAGFHVAFSNKAFTSVELTGPLKFSKDIGNLQYDVPFIQLNEKPGLGIEVDETILAELTREKDVVQ
- a CDS encoding amino acid transporter — protein: MNEKKPFNDVGEHYQKHVGGIPSNADLKKMPKMIRLIGYFLIGCAAIFIVLFLFGWLIS
- a CDS encoding GNAT family N-acetyltransferase, producing MIATGFLGEVPYEVQLLTEAHIPQLEVLQQEVVEALPDKAILQPLDEGELRNILQGNGLMIGVFAEGSLMAFRALLKPGMDEEHLGLDVGLTTYAQLQQVLYQEISNVHPQFRGYGLQRTMADIIMQQVDTNEFSVICATVMPFNIASLKDKFSQGMHVAALKYKYGGKLRYVFAKFLNEEIRNFASETELSMADTEGQQKLLKEGYIGISMRQNESEWFVKYVK